The following are encoded in a window of Chryseobacterium sp. genomic DNA:
- the groL gene encoding chaperonin GroEL (60 kDa chaperone family; promotes refolding of misfolded polypeptides especially under stressful conditions; forms two stacked rings of heptamers to form a barrel-shaped 14mer; ends can be capped by GroES; misfolded proteins enter the barrel where they are refolded when GroES binds) — MAKEIKFDIESRDALKRGVDALANAVKVTLGPKGRNVVIEKSFGAPHVTKDGVSVAKEIELEDRVENMGAQMVKEVASKTNDIAGDGTTTATVLAQAIVREGLKNVAAGANPMDLKRGIDKAVNAVVENLKSLSQEVGDSSEKIRQIASISANNDETIGTLIAEAFGKVGKEGVITVEEAKGTDTTVDVVEGMQFDRGYQSPYFVTNPEKMITELENPYILLVEKKISSMKELLPVLEPVAQAGKSLLIISEEVDGEALATLVVNKLRGSLKIAAVKAPGFGDRRKAMLEDIAILTGGQVISEERGFTMENATLEMLGTAEKVTIDKDNTIIVNGAGEESQIKGRVNQIKAQMESTTSDYDREKLQERLAKLAGGVAVLYVGAASEVEMKEKKDRVDDALHATRAAVEEGIVPGGGVALVRSISVLNFEGSNQDETTGIKIVKRAIEEPLRQIVANAGGEGSVVVAKVSEGSADFGFNAKNDEYVNMFEAGIIDPTKVVRVALENAASVSGMLLTTECVITEVKKDEPAMPMGGGGMPGMM, encoded by the coding sequence GACGTAACGTAGTTATTGAGAAATCATTCGGTGCACCGCACGTAACCAAAGACGGTGTTTCCGTGGCAAAAGAAATCGAGCTTGAGGACCGTGTAGAAAATATGGGTGCCCAAATGGTAAAGGAAGTAGCTTCCAAGACCAACGATATTGCCGGTGACGGTACTACTACGGCAACTGTTCTTGCGCAGGCTATCGTTCGCGAAGGCCTGAAGAACGTAGCTGCAGGCGCTAACCCGATGGATCTTAAGAGAGGGATTGACAAAGCTGTAAACGCAGTTGTTGAAAACCTGAAATCACTGTCTCAGGAAGTGGGTGATTCTTCTGAAAAAATCAGACAGATCGCTTCTATCTCTGCAAACAATGACGAAACCATTGGTACCCTGATCGCTGAAGCATTCGGAAAAGTAGGTAAGGAAGGTGTGATCACTGTAGAAGAGGCTAAAGGTACAGATACTACTGTTGATGTGGTAGAAGGTATGCAGTTTGACAGAGGATATCAGTCACCCTATTTCGTGACCAATCCTGAGAAAATGATCACCGAACTGGAAAACCCATATATTCTTTTGGTTGAGAAGAAAATCTCTTCAATGAAGGAACTTCTTCCGGTATTGGAGCCGGTAGCACAGGCAGGTAAATCACTTCTTATCATCTCTGAGGAGGTAGACGGTGAAGCTTTGGCAACATTGGTCGTAAACAAACTTAGAGGTTCGCTTAAAATTGCTGCGGTTAAAGCTCCTGGATTTGGCGACAGAAGAAAAGCAATGCTTGAAGATATTGCTATTCTGACGGGCGGACAGGTAATTTCTGAGGAGAGAGGCTTCACAATGGAAAACGCTACCCTGGAAATGCTGGGTACTGCAGAAAAAGTAACAATTGATAAGGATAACACCATCATCGTGAACGGTGCCGGTGAGGAAAGCCAGATCAAGGGCCGTGTAAACCAGATCAAGGCACAGATGGAGTCTACAACTTCAGATTACGACCGCGAGAAACTTCAGGAAAGACTAGCCAAGCTGGCAGGTGGTGTAGCAGTACTTTATGTAGGTGCAGCCTCTGAAGTGGAAATGAAGGAGAAAAAAGACCGTGTAGATGATGCTTTACATGCTACAAGAGCAGCTGTGGAAGAAGGTATCGTTCCCGGTGGAGGTGTAGCTTTGGTAAGAAGTATTTCAGTACTTAATTTCGAAGGATCCAACCAGGACGAAACTACAGGTATCAAGATTGTAAAAAGAGCTATTGAAGAGCCTTTAAGACAAATCGTAGCCAACGCGGGTGGTGAAGGTTCTGTAGTTGTAGCCAAAGTTTCCGAAGGCTCTGCTGATTTCGGTTTTAATGCGAAGAACGACGAATATGTAAATATGTTTGAAGCCGGGATCATCGACCCGACTAAAGTTGTACGTGTAGCGCTGGAAAACGCAGCTTCCGTGTCCGGTATGCTTCTTACAACCGAGTGTGTAATTACAGAGGTTAAAAAGGATGAGCCTGCAATGCCTATGGGCGGCGGGGGTATGCCGGGAATGATGTAA
- a CDS encoding choice-of-anchor L domain-containing protein gives MKKLFLLLYVLSVCAFLSGQSKRQGSVAATPTAKSMLAGAFIDVNTPGYPQSSYTVQQLIENVLISGGANCAASVTNVVVSPGLSATNPSRSWGYFNKGTTAFPFNEGLVLMTGQASQAGNSFIAGNLSGTLGTLGDPDLATAIAVPNSNLRDATYIQFDFVPVTSEITFNYIFASEEYSGGFACNYTDGFALLLKKVSDPTYTNMAVLPAGGGPVSVTNIHPFVSASCPAINQQYYAGNNTANIETNFAGRTIPLTATAPVIPGETYRFKMVLADYNDTEYDTGVFFQAGSFNIGVQLTDPSGNPLPSNISICAGSSQVLNATVPVAGATYQWYLNGGPIAGATASSYTATQAGVYSVQVLVPGSTCPGSAEVTIATLPQPQALDAALSVCSATANGVFNLTSAQPAISNTPGATFKYYLSLADATAGNTNTIPNPAAHTSSGGVVYVRVTSGQCSDIAELTLTVNPTPAPPVITASSTFICGSSGVTLTSSYSTGNTWSTGATTQTITVTTPGTYTVTHNSGACTSAPATVVITAATNPNVQITGNLAFCQGGSTTLTATASGTGNTFLWSTGATTPNITVSTGGTYTVTVTTSQNCQYTQSVTVQADTPPVAQGSSLSICSPAATGTFDLTSAQPSISTTPGVVFTYYVNQTDANNGNANTIGLPTAYVSGTATVYVRVTSGSCAVVVPLQLTVSQTVVPTITASSTVICGTGSVTLTSNFATGNTWSTGATTQSITVTTPGTYTLTNTSGNCTGAPASVTITGNPDPNVQITGNTAFCAGSSTTLTATANGTGNTFLWSNGATTASTTVNTAGTYTVTVTTPGNCQFSQSVTVSQNPVPVAQNAALSTCSPTNTFTFDLTSAQTSMSTQPGVTFTYYTNAADANAGNTNNITTPATYNSGTATIYVRVSNANCAVVVQLQLTVTVTPAPVITQSAPAICGTTPVVLTSNYATGNVWSTGATTQSITVTTPGTYSLTVANGTCTSQPVSVNIVQNNDPNVQITGNLSFCPGANTTLTANVTGTGYTFLWSNGSAAQSTVVNTAGTYTVTVTTPAGCQYTASATVTTDAPININIAQPAQITCTNPSITLNASASTFQAGATILWTASAGGNIVSGANTLTPVVNEGGNYTLTVTNNFGNNCSQQQTVTVVENNLPPVITLTANDMNICAGETVTLTASGAQDYTWTGLPGSGNTQVVSPTVTTTYTVTGIGANGCQGTVANITITVVPAITSTLEDVQFCEGLSDVLDAGSGPNYTYLWSTGATSQTITVDTPGTYTVTINNGVCSQTFSANASFTPPVEVKEIVYENNTLTVIVDDPSPDLEFSIDNGLTWQSSNIFANILRNTTYFISVRYKGQTCFGTVEYLTFFIGNAITPNGDGINDHIDFTGVSKYKNFSASIHDRYGKEVFRASPSKTVWTGNYTNFKVSTDTYWYKVTWTDPITQKPVLRTGWILVKNRD, from the coding sequence ATGAAAAAACTTTTTCTACTGTTATATGTCCTGTCCGTCTGCGCATTCTTATCCGGCCAAAGTAAGAGACAGGGAAGTGTTGCAGCGACTCCCACGGCTAAGAGCATGTTGGCTGGTGCATTTATCGATGTAAACACGCCCGGTTATCCTCAAAGTTCATACACTGTACAGCAACTTATTGAAAATGTACTGATCAGTGGGGGTGCCAACTGTGCGGCGAGTGTAACCAATGTGGTAGTTTCACCCGGTTTATCTGCTACAAATCCATCACGGTCCTGGGGTTATTTCAATAAAGGTACAACCGCTTTTCCTTTCAATGAGGGTCTTGTGCTTATGACCGGTCAGGCCAGTCAGGCCGGAAATTCCTTTATTGCGGGTAACCTGAGCGGAACATTGGGTACGCTGGGAGACCCTGACCTTGCTACAGCCATTGCAGTACCTAACAGTAACCTACGGGATGCTACTTATATCCAGTTTGACTTTGTACCCGTAACAAGTGAAATTACCTTTAATTATATTTTTGCCTCCGAAGAGTATTCCGGAGGATTTGCTTGTAATTACACAGACGGGTTTGCGCTGTTGCTGAAGAAGGTAAGCGATCCTACCTATACCAATATGGCGGTGTTACCCGCCGGTGGCGGACCGGTGAGCGTTACCAATATTCATCCCTTTGTATCAGCTTCCTGTCCTGCCATAAACCAGCAGTACTATGCCGGAAACAACACGGCAAATATTGAGACCAATTTTGCCGGCCGGACCATCCCGCTCACCGCTACAGCCCCGGTGATTCCGGGTGAAACCTACCGTTTCAAGATGGTGTTGGCAGATTATAACGATACTGAATATGATACCGGTGTATTTTTCCAGGCAGGTTCCTTCAATATTGGTGTGCAGCTTACTGACCCCTCCGGTAATCCATTACCATCCAATATCAGTATTTGTGCAGGATCATCACAGGTATTAAATGCTACTGTGCCTGTTGCGGGAGCTACTTATCAGTGGTATCTCAACGGAGGTCCTATTGCCGGTGCTACAGCAAGTTCCTATACGGCGACTCAGGCCGGTGTGTACTCCGTGCAAGTGCTGGTTCCCGGCTCTACCTGTCCGGGTTCCGCAGAGGTTACAATTGCCACTCTTCCGCAACCGCAGGCCCTGGATGCAGCCCTGAGCGTATGCTCAGCCACGGCAAACGGAGTGTTCAACCTGACATCGGCGCAGCCCGCTATCAGTAATACTCCGGGTGCTACCTTTAAATATTATCTTTCACTGGCAGACGCAACTGCCGGAAATACGAATACAATACCGAACCCGGCTGCGCACACCTCGTCCGGAGGAGTGGTGTATGTACGCGTAACCAGCGGACAGTGCAGCGATATTGCTGAACTTACTTTAACAGTAAATCCAACACCTGCGCCACCTGTGATCACAGCATCTTCGACATTTATATGTGGATCATCAGGAGTGACGCTAACTTCCAGCTATTCTACAGGAAATACATGGTCTACTGGTGCAACGACGCAGACCATTACCGTAACCACTCCGGGAACTTATACAGTGACCCACAACTCAGGGGCCTGTACGAGTGCTCCGGCTACGGTTGTAATTACGGCGGCCACGAATCCTAATGTGCAGATCACCGGAAATCTCGCCTTCTGTCAGGGAGGTTCAACTACACTTACAGCTACAGCCAGCGGTACGGGAAATACTTTTCTTTGGTCCACCGGGGCTACTACACCAAATATCACTGTTTCCACCGGGGGAACTTATACGGTTACTGTAACAACTTCACAGAACTGTCAGTATACGCAATCGGTAACGGTTCAGGCAGACACGCCGCCTGTGGCGCAGGGCTCCAGTCTCAGTATCTGCTCGCCGGCAGCCACCGGTACCTTTGATTTGACATCGGCGCAGCCAAGTATCAGCACTACACCGGGCGTCGTGTTTACCTATTATGTGAACCAAACAGATGCTAATAACGGAAATGCCAACACCATTGGTCTCCCCACGGCTTATGTGTCCGGTACGGCCACGGTTTATGTGCGGGTAACGAGCGGAAGCTGTGCTGTAGTTGTACCTCTTCAGCTGACGGTGAGTCAAACGGTAGTTCCCACAATTACTGCATCTTCCACTGTGATATGCGGAACCGGAAGTGTAACGCTTACCTCCAATTTTGCCACCGGAAACACCTGGTCTACGGGAGCAACCACGCAGTCCATTACCGTAACTACACCCGGTACCTACACGCTGACAAATACTTCAGGAAACTGTACCGGTGCACCGGCCTCGGTAACCATTACAGGTAATCCGGATCCTAATGTGCAGATTACCGGAAATACTGCTTTCTGCGCGGGCAGTTCAACAACATTAACAGCTACAGCAAACGGAACAGGCAATACTTTCCTTTGGTCCAACGGTGCTACTACGGCCTCCACAACGGTAAATACTGCCGGCACCTATACTGTTACAGTAACCACACCGGGTAACTGTCAGTTCAGCCAGTCGGTAACTGTTTCTCAAAATCCGGTGCCGGTAGCCCAGAATGCCGCGCTGAGCACCTGTTCACCCACCAACACTTTTACCTTCGACCTTACCTCGGCCCAAACGTCGATGAGTACTCAGCCCGGGGTCACATTTACCTACTATACCAATGCAGCTGATGCCAATGCGGGCAATACCAACAATATTACGACACCTGCAACTTATAATTCGGGAACAGCCACTATTTATGTTCGTGTAAGCAATGCAAACTGTGCGGTGGTGGTACAGCTTCAGCTTACGGTAACCGTAACACCGGCGCCTGTGATTACCCAGTCGGCACCGGCGATTTGCGGTACTACACCGGTTGTCCTTACATCCAACTATGCCACCGGTAATGTTTGGTCTACAGGAGCAACTACGCAGTCCATCACCGTAACAACGCCCGGAACTTATTCACTGACAGTAGCGAACGGAACATGCACCAGTCAGCCTGTTTCGGTAAACATTGTTCAGAACAATGATCCTAATGTCCAGATTACAGGCAACCTTTCTTTCTGTCCGGGTGCCAATACAACGCTTACCGCCAATGTAACAGGTACGGGATATACGTTCCTGTGGTCTAATGGTTCTGCAGCTCAGTCCACGGTAGTGAATACGGCCGGAACTTATACGGTTACGGTCACTACACCGGCGGGCTGTCAGTATACAGCAAGTGCTACAGTAACAACTGATGCACCCATCAACATTAACATAGCCCAGCCTGCGCAGATCACCTGTACCAATCCCTCGATTACGCTGAATGCATCCGCCTCCACTTTCCAGGCGGGAGCAACCATATTGTGGACGGCCTCGGCAGGCGGAAACATTGTGTCGGGAGCCAATACGCTGACACCTGTGGTTAATGAGGGAGGGAATTATACACTTACTGTCACCAATAATTTCGGCAATAACTGCAGTCAGCAGCAGACAGTTACCGTGGTTGAGAATAACCTTCCTCCTGTAATCACGCTTACGGCCAACGACATGAATATCTGCGCCGGTGAAACTGTTACTTTAACCGCCTCAGGTGCTCAGGACTATACCTGGACAGGTTTGCCCGGCTCCGGAAACACGCAGGTTGTTTCGCCAACTGTAACAACCACCTATACTGTAACCGGCATCGGAGCCAACGGTTGCCAGGGTACGGTGGCAAATATTACAATCACCGTAGTACCGGCCATCACGTCAACACTGGAAGATGTTCAGTTCTGTGAAGGTCTCAGCGATGTGCTGGACGCCGGTTCAGGACCGAACTATACTTACCTATGGAGTACCGGTGCCACCAGCCAGACCATTACGGTGGATACACCGGGAACTTATACGGTTACCATCAATAACGGAGTCTGTTCGCAAACCTTCAGCGCCAATGCTTCATTTACACCGCCTGTGGAGGTGAAGGAAATCGTTTACGAAAACAATACGCTGACTGTTATTGTTGATGATCCAAGTCCGGATCTTGAATTCTCCATTGATAACGGTCTCACCTGGCAGTCATCCAATATTTTCGCAAACATCCTGCGGAATACCACTTACTTTATTTCGGTGCGTTATAAGGGTCAAACCTGCTTCGGAACAGTGGAATACCTTACATTCTTTATTGGAAATGCCATCACTCCTAACGGCGACGGCATAAATGATCACATAGATTTTACGGGTGTTAGCAAGTATAAGAACTTCAGTGCCTCCATTCACGACAGGTACGGTAAGGAAGTTTTCCGCGCGTCTCCTTCCAAAACAGTGTGGACAGGTAACTATACCAACTTTAAGGTAAGTACGGATACCTATTGGTACAAAGTAACCTGGACCGATCCCATCACTCAGAAACCGGTGCTGCGGACCGGCTGGATCCTGGTAAAGAACAGAGATTAG
- the rpsU gene encoding 30S ribosomal protein S21: protein MLIIPVKDGESIDRALKKYKRKFDKTGVVRALRSRQQFIKPSVTLRQSKLKAAYKQREASKEDQA, encoded by the coding sequence ATGTTAATTATCCCAGTAAAAGACGGCGAGTCTATAGACAGAGCACTTAAGAAATACAAAAGAAAATTTGATAAAACAGGTGTTGTTAGAGCTTTAAGAAGCAGACAGCAGTTCATCAAGCCTTCTGTAACACTAAGACAATCTAAACTGAAAGCTGCCTACAAACAAAGAGAGGCCAGCAAAGAAGATCAGGCTTAA
- a CDS encoding tyrosine-type recombinase/integrase: MISKFLEHITLEKRYSPHTLTSYQKDLTDFREFYLRTEGSAHTSQADRKVIRNFMVSLSESGMSKRSINRKLSALRSYFLFLLKIGEIQVSPMENIQSLKFYPEKQIPMSQDEMQDFRTLTPDLPDLLSHLIVETLYQTGMRKAELCSLLYRDVDLATAELRVTGKGNKERVIPISPALGEKMQRYLEIRKPLIQNEIYFFVNSRGKKLGEKFVYSTVNRYLGMVTAKKKKSPHILRHSFATHVLDNGAEISKVKKLLGHSSLASTQVYTQANIEQLKKVFNSTHPRAKKE, translated from the coding sequence ATGATCAGTAAATTCCTTGAACATATTACGCTTGAAAAGCGGTATTCACCCCATACCCTTACCAGCTACCAAAAAGACCTTACGGACTTCCGGGAATTTTACCTCCGAACCGAAGGCAGTGCGCACACGTCGCAAGCGGACAGGAAAGTGATCCGCAATTTCATGGTGAGCCTCAGTGAAAGCGGTATGTCCAAACGCAGCATCAACCGAAAACTGTCCGCGCTTCGCTCCTATTTCCTTTTCCTCCTTAAAATTGGCGAGATCCAGGTCTCCCCTATGGAAAACATACAGTCACTCAAATTCTATCCTGAAAAACAGATTCCAATGTCTCAGGATGAAATGCAGGACTTCCGTACACTCACACCGGACCTGCCGGACCTGCTTTCCCATCTTATTGTTGAAACACTTTACCAAACCGGAATGCGTAAGGCAGAACTGTGCAGCCTGCTGTACAGAGATGTAGATCTGGCCACTGCCGAACTCCGCGTCACAGGAAAAGGCAACAAAGAAAGAGTCATTCCCATCTCCCCGGCATTGGGCGAAAAAATGCAGCGCTACCTGGAAATAAGAAAGCCCCTGATTCAAAATGAAATATATTTCTTTGTTAACTCCAGGGGAAAAAAACTGGGCGAAAAGTTTGTATATTCAACGGTTAATAGATACCTTGGTATGGTAACTGCTAAGAAGAAAAAGAGCCCGCACATCCTCAGGCACAGTTTTGCTACACATGTACTGGATAACGGCGCGGAAATCTCAAAAGTGAAGAAATTGCTTGGCCATTCTTCACTGGCGTCTACGCAGGTTTATACCCAGGCAAATATAGAACAGCTTAAAAAAGTGTTTAACAGCACACACCCGAGAGCGAAAAAAGAATGA
- the hpf gene encoding ribosome hibernation-promoting factor, HPF/YfiA family, translating to MKISVQSIGLTPHAPLEDHIEKKLNKLENYYDKIIETNVFLKVENKSDKENKTVELILGVPGDDIVVKKTTSSFEESLDLCAEVAKKLLIKKKELAS from the coding sequence ATGAAAATTTCAGTACAGTCTATAGGACTGACACCCCACGCACCGCTTGAAGACCATATTGAAAAGAAACTTAATAAACTTGAAAACTACTATGACAAAATTATAGAGACCAATGTGTTCCTGAAAGTGGAAAATAAATCCGACAAGGAAAACAAAACAGTAGAGCTTATCTTAGGCGTTCCGGGTGATGATATCGTAGTAAAGAAGACCACATCCAGTTTTGAGGAAAGTTTGGACCTTTGTGCTGAGGTAGCTAAAAAGCTGCTAATCAAGAAAAAAGAATTAGCGTCATAA
- the tuf gene encoding elongation factor Tu, whose protein sequence is MAKETFNRNKPHLNIGTIGHVDHGKTTLTAAISKVLSDKGYGEARDFSSIDSAPEEKERGITINTAHIEYETENRHYAHVDCPGHADYVKNMVTGAAQMDGAILVCAATDGPMPQTREHILLCRQVNVPRVVVFMNKVDMVDDAELLELVELELRDLLSSYEYDGDNSPVIQGSALGALNGEPKWVATVEELMAAVDSWIELPVRDQDKPFLMPIEDVFSITGRGTVATGRIESGIINTGDAVDIVGMGDEKLTSTVTGVEMFRKILDRGEAGDNVGILLRGIEKTDIRRGMVIAKSGSVKPHKKFKAEVYILSKEEGGRHTPFHNKYRPQFYVRTTDVTGEIFLPEGVEMVMPGDNITITVELLQPIALNVGLRFAIREGGRTVGAGQVTEILD, encoded by the coding sequence ATGGCAAAGGAAACGTTTAATCGTAACAAACCGCACTTAAACATTGGTACCATCGGTCACGTTGACCATGGTAAGACTACTTTAACTGCAGCAATTTCTAAAGTATTATCCGATAAAGGATACGGTGAAGCTAGAGACTTCTCTTCTATTGACTCCGCTCCGGAAGAAAAAGAAAGAGGTATTACTATCAACACTGCTCACATCGAGTATGAAACTGAGAACAGACACTACGCTCACGTAGACTGCCCAGGTCACGCCGATTATGTAAAGAACATGGTAACTGGTGCTGCCCAGATGGACGGTGCTATCCTGGTTTGTGCTGCTACAGACGGACCAATGCCACAAACAAGAGAACACATCCTTCTTTGCCGTCAGGTAAACGTACCTAGAGTTGTTGTTTTCATGAACAAAGTGGACATGGTTGATGATGCTGAGCTTCTTGAACTTGTTGAACTTGAACTAAGAGACCTTCTTTCTTCTTACGAATACGATGGAGATAACTCTCCGGTAATCCAGGGTTCTGCTCTTGGTGCACTTAACGGTGAGCCAAAATGGGTTGCAACTGTAGAAGAACTGATGGCTGCTGTAGATTCTTGGATAGAACTTCCTGTAAGAGATCAGGATAAGCCATTCCTTATGCCAATTGAAGATGTATTCTCCATTACTGGTAGAGGTACTGTAGCAACCGGTAGAATTGAATCAGGTATCATCAACACTGGTGACGCTGTAGATATCGTAGGTATGGGTGACGAGAAACTTACTTCTACTGTAACAGGTGTGGAGATGTTCCGTAAGATCCTGGACAGAGGTGAAGCTGGTGATAACGTAGGTATCCTTCTTAGAGGTATTGAAAAAACCGATATCAGAAGAGGTATGGTAATCGCTAAGTCAGGTTCTGTTAAGCCACACAAAAAATTCAAAGCAGAGGTTTATATCCTTTCTAAAGAAGAAGGTGGACGTCACACTCCATTCCACAACAAATACCGTCCACAGTTCTACGTAAGAACTACTGACGTAACAGGTGAGATCTTCCTGCCTGAAGGAGTGGAAATGGTAATGCCAGGTGATAACATCACTATTACTGTAGAATTGCTTCAGCCAATCGCTCTTAACGTAGGTCTTAGATTTGCGATCAGAGAAGGTGGTAGAACAGTTGGTGCAGGTCAGGTAACTGAAATCCTGGATTAA
- the secE gene encoding preprotein translocase subunit SecE yields MSVANFIKGSYHEFKDKVEWPKWPELQSSTIVITVATVILAVFVFGVDELFSKAIQNIIDLLSGLFI; encoded by the coding sequence ATGAGCGTAGCCAATTTTATTAAAGGTTCTTATCACGAGTTTAAAGATAAAGTGGAATGGCCAAAATGGCCGGAGCTTCAGTCTTCTACAATTGTTATCACAGTTGCTACCGTAATACTTGCAGTTTTTGTATTCGGAGTAGATGAGCTTTTCTCAAAAGCCATCCAAAACATAATTGACTTGCTTTCAGGTCTTTTCATCTAA
- the nusG gene encoding transcription termination/antitermination protein NusG, with the protein MSDLKWYVLKSISGQENKVKNYIENEMKHHGFEQYVTQVVIPMEKVIVMRNGKKVPKERPYYPGYLMVEANLIGEIPHIIKNIPGVISFLSLTKGGDPVPMRKSEVNRMLGRMDELSEFATELEIPYVVGENIKIIEGPFNGFNGTVEKILEDKKKLEVSVLIFGRKTPMELSFLQVEKV; encoded by the coding sequence ATGAGTGATTTGAAATGGTACGTGCTGAAGTCAATCAGCGGTCAGGAAAATAAGGTAAAAAACTATATTGAGAACGAGATGAAGCATCATGGCTTCGAACAGTACGTTACTCAGGTAGTTATTCCTATGGAAAAAGTTATCGTAATGAGAAACGGTAAGAAAGTTCCTAAAGAAAGACCTTACTACCCGGGCTATCTGATGGTGGAGGCCAACTTAATCGGCGAAATCCCGCACATCATCAAGAACATCCCTGGTGTTATCTCTTTCCTGAGCCTTACAAAAGGGGGAGATCCTGTACCGATGAGGAAGTCTGAAGTGAACAGGATGCTTGGACGTATGGATGAGCTTTCTGAATTCGCTACCGAACTGGAAATCCCATATGTAGTTGGCGAGAATATCAAAATCATTGAAGGGCCGTTTAACGGATTTAATGGTACCGTTGAAAAAATTCTGGAGGACAAAAAGAAACTTGAAGTTTCCGTCCTTATCTTCGGGCGTAAAACACCAATGGAACTTAGTTTCCTTCAGGTAGAGAAGGTGTAA
- the rplK gene encoding 50S ribosomal protein L11, translating to MAKKVFKMVKLQVKGGAANPSPPVGPALGSAGVNIMEFCKQFNGRTQDKPGQVLPVVITVFEDKSFEFVIKTPPAAIQLMDAAKVKSGSGEPNRNKVGSVTWAQVQKIAEDKMSDLNCFTMDSAMTMVAGTARSMGLRVTGQKPTNA from the coding sequence ATGGCTAAAAAAGTCTTTAAAATGGTAAAGCTTCAGGTGAAGGGTGGCGCAGCTAACCCGTCTCCACCAGTAGGTCCGGCTTTGGGTTCTGCAGGTGTGAACATCATGGAGTTTTGTAAGCAGTTCAACGGTAGAACTCAGGATAAGCCGGGACAGGTTTTGCCTGTTGTAATTACAGTTTTCGAAGATAAATCCTTTGAATTCGTAATTAAAACGCCTCCTGCAGCCATCCAGCTGATGGACGCAGCAAAAGTGAAGTCCGGATCCGGAGAGCCTAACCGTAACAAGGTTGGTTCCGTAACATGGGCTCAGGTACAGAAAATCGCCGAAGATAAAATGTCGGATCTAAACTGTTTCACAATGGATTCCGCAATGACTATGGTAGCGGGTACAGCTAGGTCTATGGGCTTAAGAGTAACAGGACAGAAACCAACAAACGCTTAA
- the rplA gene encoding 50S ribosomal protein L1, producing the protein MAKLTKKQKEAFSKVEKNKIYNLEEASALVKEVNTAKFDASVDIAVRLGVDPRKANQMVRGVVSLPHGTGKDVKVLALVTPDKEAEAKEAGADYVGLDEYLQKIKEGWTDVDVIVTMPSVMGKLGPLGRVLGPRGLMPNPKSGTVTMDVAKAVAEVKAGKIDFKVDKYGIVHAAIGKVSFEPAKIKENAVELLQTLIKLKPTAAKGVYVKSIYMSSTMSPGIAIDTKSVN; encoded by the coding sequence ATGGCAAAATTGACTAAAAAACAAAAGGAAGCGTTTAGCAAAGTTGAAAAGAACAAAATCTACAACCTGGAAGAAGCATCTGCTTTGGTAAAGGAAGTAAATACTGCAAAATTTGATGCATCTGTGGACATTGCTGTTCGCCTGGGAGTAGACCCAAGAAAAGCAAACCAAATGGTAAGAGGTGTGGTATCCCTTCCACACGGTACCGGTAAGGATGTTAAAGTTCTTGCTCTTGTAACTCCGGACAAAGAAGCTGAAGCTAAAGAAGCAGGTGCAGATTATGTAGGTCTTGACGAATATTTACAGAAAATAAAAGAAGGCTGGACAGACGTTGACGTTATTGTAACTATGCCGTCTGTTATGGGTAAACTGGGACCTTTAGGTAGAGTACTTGGACCAAGAGGTCTTATGCCGAACCCTAAATCCGGTACAGTAACAATGGATGTAGCCAAAGCTGTTGCAGAGGTTAAAGCCGGTAAGATTGATTTCAAGGTAGACAAGTACGGTATCGTACATGCAGCCATCGGAAAAGTATCTTTTGAGCCTGCTAAGATTAAGGAAAATGCGGTTGAACTGCTTCAGACGCTTATCAAACTTAAGCCTACTGCAGCCAAAGGTGTTTACGTGAAGAGCATCTATATGTCTTCCACTATGAGCCCCGGGATTGCAATTGATACTAAATCTGTAAACTAA